From Tiliqua scincoides isolate rTilSci1 chromosome 2, rTilSci1.hap2, whole genome shotgun sequence, the proteins below share one genomic window:
- the IL17RE gene encoding interleukin-17 receptor E: MQFDCFPAKEGQRVDVSLKTIPDGMLNLSKSLIVADKQPGPEFHHTWVPAKRAIEVSVVPEGPAIIVRLCHQLALECEELQQHFHQQERVSSHRPALLPYELLLPCLCIEASYEQPDSQRKKVCPFRDLQEAYGPDLWSSTHFQDYSSSNKAEMVMTLSNRCLLQPNASLCWKESATPEAFCQDIPNSTATAGPDQEYVLEEVDVHPQLCFKFSFGNSSHTECPHQTDTAWNVSVSVRFLQLHLHFHSRIPASFSSVLCQRLSPSHCEPDPPVYTVTHLEGSSAGELDLILPSWVLRSCVLVWRSDVRFSGKQLLCPDVSHKHWGLLALGLGLGLGLLVTVILLVRSVLSKLHGDAASKCCSRPPILLIYSPDSEEHKQLVCAFAALLRSALGCPVLLDLWELNLVRQLGILPWMYAQREHIDREQGQVLLLWSAGSAHAYGLWRGKASAGSRLAPEPHDLFGAAMACLQGELQGAPGAMRQSEWVIAYFSKLCGRRDIPRALRLLPRYRLPQELPGLVRVLQGPSSSAPSWLRARAKTLVCRLLKAERKKGLRSRLYQPWKTSTGRLAGSLVPLAHPHLRKPNYT; the protein is encoded by the exons ATGCAATTTGATTGTTTCCCAGCAAAAGAGGGACAGCGCGTGGATGTCTCACTGAAAACCATTCCTGATGGGATGCTAAACCTCAGCAAAAGTCTCATAGTTGCTGACAAACAGCCAG GGCCTGAGTTCCACCACACATGGGTGCCTGCGAAACGGGCTATTGAAGTGTCTGTTGTTCCTGAAGGCCCAGCCATCATTGTTCGCCTTTGCCACCAGCTGGCCCTGGAATGTGAGGAACTGCAACAGCACTTCCACCAGCAG GAGCGGGTTTCCAGCCATCGCCCTGCTTTGCTGCCATATGAGCTCCTGCTTCCTTGCTTATGTATTGAG GCATCATATGAGCAACCCGACAGCCAGCGCAAGAAGGTGTGTCCCTTCCGGGATCTGCAGGAAGCCT ATGGTCCAGATCTGTGGTCCTCCACACATTTCCAGGATTACAGCTCCAGCAACAAGGCTGAAATGGTTATGACTTTGAGCAACCGATGCCTCCTTCAGCCCAATGCTTCCCTCTGCTGGAAGGAAAGCGCCACTCCGGAAGCCTTCTGTCAAGACATCCCTAActccacagccacagctggaCCAGATCAG GAGTATGTCCTTGAGGAGGTGGATGTGCACCCTCAGCTCTGCTtcaag TTTTCCTTTGGCAACAGCAGCCACACTGAGTGCCCGCACCAGACAG ATACAGCCTGGAATGTGTCTGTAAGTGTCCGGTTTCTGCAACTCCACTTACATTTCCACTCTCGCATACCAGCGTCCTTCAGTTCCGTCTTATGTCAGCGACTCTCTCCGAGCCACTGTGAGCCGGATCCACCTGTTTATACTGTCACGCAT CTGGAAGGATCAAGCGCTGGGGAGCTGGACCTCATTCTGCCTTCATGGGTCTTGAGGAGCTGTGTACTG GTCTGGCGTTCTGATGTGCGTTTTTCTGGCAAACAGCTTCTGTGCCCAGATG TTTCTCACAAGCACTGGGGGCTGCTGGCCCTCGGGCTGGGGCTGGGACTGGGATTGTTGGTGACAGTCATCCTCCTGGTTCGCTCAGTCCTGTCCAAGCTTCATGGAG ATGCAGCCAGTAAGTGCTGTTCCCGCCCTCCTATCCTGCTGATCTACTCTCCTGATTCGGAGGAGCACAAGCAGTTGGTGTGTGCCTTTGCTGCACTGTTGCGCTCCGCCCTGGGCTGCCCGGTGCTACTGGACCTCTGGGAACTGAACCTTGTGAGGCAGCTGGGCATCTTGCCCTGGATGTACGCCCAGCGTGAACACATAGACCGCGAACAGGgccaagtgctgctgctgtggagCGCAGGCAGTGCTCACGCTTACGGACTCTGGCGAGGGAAAGCCAGTGCAGGCAGTAGGCTGGCGCCGGAACCCCACGACCTGTTTGGGGCCGCAATGGCCTGCTTGCAAGGGGAACTGCAGGGTGCACCGGGGGCCATGCGACAGAGCGAGTGGGTCATAGCCTACTTCAGTAAACTGTGTGGCCGACGGGACATTCCGCGCGCCCTGCGCCTTCTCCCTCGCTACCGCCTGCCTCAGGAACTGCCTGGCCTTGTAAGAGTACTGCAGGGCCCTTCCAGTTCAGCCCCCAGCTGGCTTCGTGCCCGCGCCAAGACCTTGGTGTGCCGCCTCCTCAAGGCTGAGAGGAAGAAAGGTCTGCGGAGCCGGCTGTATCAACCCTGGAAGACAAGCACAGGCAGGCTTGCTGGTTCCCTTGTCCCTCTCGCTCACCCCCACCTACGCAAGCCGAACTACACTTGA